Part of the Labilibaculum antarcticum genome, ATAGTGTCTGGAATTCTACTGGATACTACTTTTTTATTCTTGGAAGTCTTGTTATAAATTGTACCTAGTATCCTGATTAACTCATTGGATTCTTTTTCCAAGACAGCCCAATTTATTTTTTGATTATCAATAGCAATAATAATTCTGATCCAATAATTGGTTTCACGGATTTCCTTCAGAGAGATGCCAACTTTATTGGCAAAGTCGGCTTTTGAAACAGCTCCCTGAGCTTCTTCGTAATTTGCCCCGACAGAAGTTGCTGATTTAAGAATTTGGTAGGATATCACCTGATACTCTTTCGAATTTGGAAGATTTCGGACTTCTTTAATTATATCAATTGAAAACTGGAAAAGACGCTTTTGTAAATTATTCTCCATCTAATTTATTTTTCCTTTTAGCTTACACACCTTAAGGGATACTCCTTTCTTGGAAGTCTTGTTATAAATTGTACCTAGTATCCTGATTAACTCATTGGATTCTTTTTCCAAGACAACCCAATTTATTTTTTGATTATCAATGGCAATAATAATTCTGATCCAATAATTGGTTTCACGGATTTCCTTCAGAGAGATGCCAACTTTATTGGCAAAGTCGACTTTTGAAACAGCTCCCTGAGCTTCTTCATAATTTGCCCCGACAGAAGTTGCTGATTTAAGAATTTGGTAGGATATCACCTGATACTCTTTCGAATTTAGAAGATTTCAGACTTCTTTAATTATATCAATTAAAAACTGGAAAAGACGCTTTTGTAAATTATTCTCCATCTAATTTATTTTTCCATTAACCTCCTTAACCACCAACTTCTCACCTAATTCTTTCCTTATCCCTTTACTTTTCCTTCGGTTTTTCCAGTTACTTGATTTTTTCCTTGAAACTTGGAATTTGTTTTTTCCTTACCCCTTATTACTGTTACTTATTATTCCCTTTATCCTTCAATTTATCTTGCTCCTTGAAACTTGTTCCTTATTTTTTCCTTTTTCCTTCAATTTTCCTTATCCCTTGAAACTTATTACTCGTTTTTCCCTTTTCCTTGTTCCTTGTTCCTTGATTTCTCCTTGTTTTCCTTTGTTCCTTGTCCCTTGCTACTTGAAACTTGTTCCTTGTCCCTTGCTACTTGAAACTTGTTCCTTGTTTTCCCTTGTCCCTTGTTACTTGTTACTTGTTCCTACAACTTCACGATAAACGCATCGCCGTAGCCTTTTTCGCGTATTTCGCGCAATTCGCGACGACAAACCCAATAATTATCGTAGTCACCGTAGAAATAGCGATACAATTCATCTTCCTGATCGAATCTTCTTGTCAGATTCTTAATTGTGAGACGCTTCACACTCATCTCCGCTTTGCTTGCAAACACCTGTATGGTAAAATGTGCATTTACCGAAAGGCTTTCTGTAACAGCACCAACTTTCGAACTTGATGGAGTTTTAACTCTTGCTTGAGTAAACCCGAGATCTTTCAATTTTTGAACTGCTTCGTCAGCAAGCGCTTTATCGTTAAATTCTCCAATTTCGATGACATAGAGTGGTTTTTCGGATATCTTTAATCGGCCCAACTCATAATAATAGTCAACATATTCTTTCCCTCTCATTTTTCGCCCCATGTTATAGGATCCGGTTTGATTCGAGGCTATTTCCATCTTAGTATTCACTTTTTGTACTTCTCTTACTTCCGCTAACTTGCCTTTGTTGACTACAGCAACTACTGCATTTGGAAAATCTACTATAATTTTTTCTTTCAGATACTTCTTGGCATCACCTACATCTTCAAATCGACCCAATACGTATTGAAACTTTCCATTCGCCTCTAAAATTTTCACTGAGTTATGAGGGGAAAAACTTTCTGCATTCAGAATATCTTTGCTCTTTTGAAGAAGAATTGTGTAAAAATAGGCATTGCCTATATTTGTCAGCTTACCAATTGCAATTTCGGCGGCTTTATTTTTTGGAACCGTTTGAGTGGTAATATTCTGCTTTTTTGTTTGATCCTGATCGATACTTTCATTATCAAGAACTCTTGCAATTTGCTCCTTGGAGAATTCGGAATTTAAATCTAAAACTTTTGCGTCAGCATAACCATACGATTTTATTTCTTCGGCTAACTTCTCTGCGCTACTTATCGAATTGGTTAAACCGGCTACATAATGATACTCACCATCTTTCCCACTCAACTCAACAACATCATCCATCTCCTCAAAATAGTCCGTGTATACGGGATATTTAAATTTAGCTATTTCCACGCCATAGGTTGAACCTCCTGCGGTAGAGCTAGTCAAATTAATATCGAAAAAGGGAGAAAAGAAACCAATCGTCCCCACGGTCAAGAAAAAACAAAGTAAAAAATAGATATTCCTCATAACAGATGGCAGTATAGAGTGTCGGATTAATGCTTAAAAATAACAAAAATTAACAGTAGTAAATATAATAAAATCATTAATTAATGAAAATTAATATTATAAAAGTGAATCTCTGCATAAGAGGCAGCAACTAATTGCTTTACAATACAAAAATCAATTCCAATCTTCGATTCTCTTGATGCTCTTTTTCAGAACATTCCGAATCATCAAAACAGCCATTCAGGATAAACTCCTCACCCCAAGCACCAAGCTCAATAACAGAAGGTTTCATCCCTTTGCCCACCAAATATTTTTTGGCTTCTGCTGCTTTCTGTAAGGAAATATCCAAATTCATTTGCTCCATTCCTTTTGAGTCGGAATGTCCATTTATCTTGATGCCCAATTCGGGAAATTCTTTCCAGAACCGGTACAAGCGATCCAAGATCTTTTTAGCATCCTCGCTAAAATCATCCACGTTCTTCTCAAAATAGATGTTTTGAAAGGTAATCTTCTTATCAGGATATGCTATTGGCATCAATTCCGACACAAAATTAAATTGATTCGTCTCAACTATTCGATCCAAATTTACTTCTACATTCATCTTTTTATTGGATGGATAATACTCGATGATCTGATCAATATATCCTGATTTTTTAACTGCGATCTCGTACAATATCCCCTTATCGAATTCAGATTTTGGGATTTTAAAAGAGATTTCACCTTCACTATTCTCCTTATTTTGAAGAGTAATTTCCTTATTTTCAAAAGCCTTCCGAACAGAGATATTCACATCTTTAATGAACTGCTTAGATTGCTTGTCCTGAACAAGAATCTGAACACTTTCCGTAGTCTCTTTTTTCAATTGATAAATTCGATCCCGCAAGCCTTTATCCTCACGGTCAGAAACAAATAATTGAATGTTACCATCAGGAATATCTAGAATAGAGTAATCAGAATATTGAGAATTATAAGGCGCTCCCGGATTCACAACCTGAGCCCAAGCACCATTCTCATTTTTTGAAGTGAAAAACAAATCTAACTGACCATAACCCGCGCGCCCATCGGACGAAAACCACAACTGATTATTAGACAGCATTCGTGGATAAATCTCGTTTTGTGCCGAATTGATAGATACCCCTAAATTCTTTGGCTCGGTCCATTTACGACCCTCTTGTTGACTTACATACAAGTCCATTCCACCATACCCGCCTTCCATATCTGAGGAAAAATACATCGCTTTTCCATCGGGGGATAAAAATGGATAGCAGCAGGAATATTTACGATTGCAAAAAGCCAGACTCTTCTTCGAGATCCACTCTCCCTTTTGCTTTTTGGCAATCGCAATTTCCATTTGCTGTTTCCCCTTTCGAACGTACCAACGGGTATAATACATCGTATTTCCATCGGGAGAAATGCAAACTGCTCCAAGATCTGTTTTAGGTTCCAATGTACCGGCAAAAGATTTTGAAGAAGCAAATTCTAAACCTTCACCTGAAGCAATAAACAACTGGTAATTTTTATCTGATTTGATTGTACTACTGCCGGTATCAGAATAAATAATTCCTTCCGGCTGCAAAAAAATACCCAAACACTTTCCCTTGGGCTGCACTCCTATTGGTATAATTTTCGAATCCTGATTTTCATTTCTAAACTCAATCAATTCACGGACAACACCTACCCTATTTTGAATTTCGGCAGGCTCTGCCCCTAACTCGCCGGCTCTTTCGATAAAAAGAACCGCTGCCGCAAAATTATCTTTAGCCAGATATATTTGAGAAAGATGAAGTAAATCCGTCGAAATTTTCTCTTCTTCCTTAATGCTATTAAAAAACTTCTCCGATTCATCGTAGTTCCCCAAAATAAAGTAGCATTCAGCAATCTTTCGAATGATTACAGTATTTTTTTCCTTGGAATTTTTAAAGTGAATGATGGCTTCTGCGAACTCTTTTTTTAGAAAAGCTTTATCCCCTTTTTTTTCGAATTTACTTTGAGCAAAGAGGACATTGTAAAGGAGTAAGAATAGAACTAGTAGTTTTAGCTTGTGAATCATATCCGGCTAGATTTAAGAAAAACATAAACTAAATTTAAGTGTTTTAAACACAATAACAAAACAGAGATTAATAAAAAGCGGGAACTTCCTAAGCTTTTGATATTCAAACACCCCTCTCCCTATCGGGCCCTCGAAAGATTTCGGAATCACCTGAAAAGGGAAAACTATAACAATCAAATTTTCAAGACTTAGAGGCCTTTGGATCTTTGAATATTCCGGCGCAAATGAGAATCGCTTTCTATAAATGCATTCCATCTTGCGCCGATCCCGTATCTCATCATTTAATCCCAGGGTGGCATTCGCATCGCTCCTTTACCCTAGGCTAAGATCTTTGAGCCCTTCAGGATCCAAAAATATGCAATTTTCAATTTAGACACAGGACTTTTAGATTTTCGACTATTTGACTTTTCGACTCTTAAACCTTTGTATTTTCCGGCGCAAATGAGAATCGCTTTCTATAAATACATTCCATCTTGCGCCGATCCCGTATTTCATCATTTAATCCCAGGGTGGCATTCGCTTCGCTCCTTTACCCTGGGCTAAGATCTTTGAGCCCTTCAGGCTCTTATCAAAACTACAATCACATTAGACATTGGACTTTTGACTTCTGTACCATTGGACTTTTTGGACCTTCGACTTTCGACTATTGGACTATTGGACCTTTCGACTCTTAAACCTTTGTATTTTCCGGCGCAAATGAGAATCGCTTTCTATAAATACATTCCATCTTGCGCCGATCCCGTATTTCATCATTTAATCCCAGGGTGGCATTCGCTTCGCTCCTTTACCCTAGGCTAAGATCTTTGAGCCCTTCAGGCTCCAAAAACATGCAAGTTTCAATTTAGACACAGGACTTTTGACTTCTGTACCGTTGGACTTTTTGGACCTTCGACTTTCGATTATTGGACTATTGGACCTTTCGACTCTTAAACCTTTGAATATTCCGGCGCAAATGAGAATTGCTTTCTATAAATACATTCCATCTTGCGCCGATCCCGTATCTCATCATTTAATCACATTAGACATTGGACTTTTGACTTCTGTACCATTGGACTTTTTGGACCTTCGACTTTCGACTATTGGGCTATTGGACCTTTCGACTCTTAAACCTTTGTATTTTCCGGCACAAATGAGAATTGCTTTCTATAAATACATTCCATCTTGCGCCGATCCCGTATCTCATCATTTAATCCCAGGGTGGCATTCGCTTCGCTCCTTTACCCTGGGCTAAGATCTTTGAGCCCTTCAGGCTCTTATCAAAACTACAATCACATTAGACATTGGACTTTTGACTTCTGTACCGTTGGACTTTTTGGACCTTCGACTTTCGACTATTGGGCTATTGGACCTTTCGACTCTTAAACCTTTGTATTTTCCGGCACAAATGAGAATCGCTTTCTATAAATGCATTCCATCTTGCGCCGATCCCGTATTTCATCATTTAATCCCAGGGTGGCATTCGCTTCGCTCCTTTACCTTGGGCTAAGATCTTCGAGCCCTTCAGGCTCCGAAACATGCAAGTTTCAATTTAGACACAGGACTTTTGACTTCTGTACCGTTGGACTTTTTGGACCTTCGACTTTCGACTATTGGACTATTGGACCTTTCGACTCTTAAACCTTTGTATTTTCCGGCGCAAATGAGAATCGCTTTCTATAAATGCATTCCATCTTGCGCCGATCCCGTATCTCATCATTTAATCCCAGGGTGGCATTCGCTTCGCTCCTTTACCCTGGGCTAAGATCTTTGAGTTCTTCAGGATCTTATCAAAACTACAATCACATTAGACATTGGACTTTTCGACTTTCGACTATTGGACTATTGGACTATTGGACCTTTCAAGACTCTTCTAGACTTACAAACCCCCTTCCCTGCAACAGCTAAAGCAGTTGGCAATATTATAAAAGTTACAAAACAGATATCTTCCCAAAACCATGGGCTAAAGCCACATGGTAATTTAAATCCCTCTTTCTATTTTAGACTGTCAGTATTTTTGATCTTCAAAAAAGAAGGATTAGTAAACTATGCTCTGATTGGACCATTCGACCTTTCGACCTTTCGACTTTTCTAGACTATTCTAGACCCTTCAATTGGCATTCGCTTCGCTCCTTTACCCTGGGCTAAGATCTTTGAGCCCTTCAGGCTCTTATCAAAACTACAATCACATTAGACATTGGACTTTTGACTTCTGTACCGTTGGACTTTTTGGACCTTCGACTTTCGACTATTGGACTATTGGACCTTTCGACTCTTAAACCTTTGTATTTTCCGGCACAAATGAGAATCGCTTTCTATAAATACATTCCATCTTGCGCCGATCCCGTATTTCATCATTTAATCCCAGGGTGGCATTCGCTTCGCTCCTTTACCCTGGGCTAAGATCTTTGAGCCCTTCAGGCTCCGAAAATATGC contains:
- a CDS encoding four helix bundle protein, yielding MENNLQKRLFQFSIDIIKEVRNLPNSKEYQVISYQILKSATSVGANYEEAQGAVSKADFANKVGISLKEIRETNYWIRIIIAIDNQKINWAVLEKESNELIRILGTIYNKTSKNKKVVSSRIPDTIS
- a CDS encoding SPOR domain-containing protein, coding for MRNIYFLLCFFLTVGTIGFFSPFFDINLTSSTAGGSTYGVEIAKFKYPVYTDYFEEMDDVVELSGKDGEYHYVAGLTNSISSAEKLAEEIKSYGYADAKVLDLNSEFSKEQIARVLDNESIDQDQTKKQNITTQTVPKNKAAEIAIGKLTNIGNAYFYTILLQKSKDILNAESFSPHNSVKILEANGKFQYVLGRFEDVGDAKKYLKEKIIVDFPNAVVAVVNKGKLAEVREVQKVNTKMEIASNQTGSYNMGRKMRGKEYVDYYYELGRLKISEKPLYVIEIGEFNDKALADEAVQKLKDLGFTQARVKTPSSSKVGAVTESLSVNAHFTIQVFASKAEMSVKRLTIKNLTRRFDQEDELYRYFYGDYDNYWVCRRELREIREKGYGDAFIVKL
- a CDS encoding OmpA family protein, whose product is MIHKLKLLVLFLLLYNVLFAQSKFEKKGDKAFLKKEFAEAIIHFKNSKEKNTVIIRKIAECYFILGNYDESEKFFNSIKEEEKISTDLLHLSQIYLAKDNFAAAVLFIERAGELGAEPAEIQNRVGVVRELIEFRNENQDSKIIPIGVQPKGKCLGIFLQPEGIIYSDTGSSTIKSDKNYQLFIASGEGLEFASSKSFAGTLEPKTDLGAVCISPDGNTMYYTRWYVRKGKQQMEIAIAKKQKGEWISKKSLAFCNRKYSCCYPFLSPDGKAMYFSSDMEGGYGGMDLYVSQQEGRKWTEPKNLGVSINSAQNEIYPRMLSNNQLWFSSDGRAGYGQLDLFFTSKNENGAWAQVVNPGAPYNSQYSDYSILDIPDGNIQLFVSDREDKGLRDRIYQLKKETTESVQILVQDKQSKQFIKDVNISVRKAFENKEITLQNKENSEGEISFKIPKSEFDKGILYEIAVKKSGYIDQIIEYYPSNKKMNVEVNLDRIVETNQFNFVSELMPIAYPDKKITFQNIYFEKNVDDFSEDAKKILDRLYRFWKEFPELGIKINGHSDSKGMEQMNLDISLQKAAEAKKYLVGKGMKPSVIELGAWGEEFILNGCFDDSECSEKEHQENRRLELIFVL